One region of Malania oleifera isolate guangnan ecotype guangnan chromosome 6, ASM2987363v1, whole genome shotgun sequence genomic DNA includes:
- the LOC131158046 gene encoding hydroquinone glucosyltransferase-like codes for MNEIHIIFLNKNKIICYHKYNAKCEKHGVPFSQISLPRSYLNSSHKLFPTQPIMEYTHPNDPTPHLAMIPTPGMGHIIPLTEFAKQLVLRHRFTVTLIILSDGSPMTAQKSLLRSLPQAITSHFLPPVNFDDLPPDVKIETRISLSLTRSLSGIRDTVKSLSRATRLVGLVTDLFGTDAFDVAKEFSVLSYIFFPTTAMVLSFFFHVPELDATCSCEFRDLPDLIQLPGCIPVHGRDLIDPVQDRKDEAYQWVLHHAKRYARADGIIVNSFLDLESGTFKALKEEAQGRPPIYPIGPLTQSGSAIESGFGDGLGCLRWLDEQPHGSVLFVSFGSGGTLSPEQLNELAMGLEMSRQRFIWVVRNPHEKAANATYFGAQNEEDPSDFLPEGLLGRTRKVGLVVPSWAPQVRILAHGSTGGFLSHCGWNSTLESIVHGVPMVAWPLYAEQRMNAAMLRGLGAAAMVEADEQGVVRRGDIAKCVRGIIEGEEGRVLRKKMGELKDAAQLALSRDGSSIKALDEVARMWKDQIIT; via the coding sequence ATGAATGaaattcatattatttttttaaataaaaataagataatCTGCTACCACAAATACAATGCGAAGTGTGAAAAACATGGAGTGCCTTTTTCACAAATATCCCTCCCACGGTCCTACTTAAACTCTTCACACAAACTCTTCCCAACTCAACCCATCATGGAATATACCCACCCCAATGACCCGACTCCTCACTTGGCCATGATACCCACGCCCGGGATGGGTCACATCATCCCGCTCACTGAGTTCGCCAAGCAGCTCGTTCTCCGCCACCGCTTCACCGTCACGCTCATCATCCTCAGTGACGGCTCCCCCATGACAGCCCAAAAATCGCTTCTCCGGTCCTTACCCCAAGCCATCACCTCCCATTTCCTCCCGCCGGTCAACTTCGACGACCTTCCTCCCGACGTCAAAATCGAAACGAGAATATCACTCAGCTTGACTCGCTCCCTCTCCGGCATTCGCGACACGGTCAAGTCCCTAAGTCGGGCGACTCGACTTGTGGGCCTCGTCACAGACCTCTTTGGTACGGACGCCTTCGACGTGGCCAAGGAATTTAGTGTTCTATCTTACATTTTCTTCCCTACTACTGCCATGGTTTTGTCGTTCTTCTTCCACGTGCCCGAGCTCGACGCCACCTGCTCCTGCGAGTTCAGAGACCTTCCCGACTTGATTCAATTACCCGGATGCATACCGGTTCACGGGAGGGATTTAATCGACCCGGTTCAAGATAGGAAGGACGAGGCCTATCAGTGGGTTCTTCACCATGCCAAAAGATACGCTCGTGCTGATGGGATAATAGTCAACAGCTTTTTAGACCTAGAATCGGGCACTTTTAAGGCGTTAAAAGAAGAGGCACAAGGCCGACCGCCGATTTACCCGATTGGACCGCTTACACAATCCGGATCGGCAATTGAATCGGGTTTCGGGGACGGGCTTGGATGTCTGAGGTGGCTGGATGAACAGCCACATGGCTCAGTGCTATTTGTCTCCTTCGGAAGCGGTGGGACCCTGTCTCCGGAGCAGCTCAACGAGCTGGCAATGGGCTTGGAAATGAGTAGACAGAGATTCATTTGGGTCGTGAGAAACCCACACGAGAAGGCCGCGAACGCCACTTACTTCGGTGCCCAAAACGAGGAGGACCCGTCGGATTTCTTGCCGGAGGGGTTATTGGGCAGGACTCGGAAAGTGGGCTTGGTGGTGCCGTCGTGGGCTCCGCAGGTTCGGATCCTCGCCCACGGATCGACGGGCGGGTTCTTGAGCCACTGCGGGTGGAACTCGACCCTGGAGAGCATAGTGCACGGGGTGCCGATGGTGGCGTGGCCGCTCTACGCGGAGCAGAGGATGAACGCCGCCATGCTGCGGGGATTGGGGGCGGCGGCGATGGTGGAAGCCGACGAGCAAGGGGTGGTGCGGCGGGGGGATATCGCGAAGTGTGTGAGGGGGATAATTGAAGGGGAAGAAGGGCGGGTGCTGAGGAAGAAGATGGGGGAACTCAAGGATGCTGCCCAATTGGCTTTGAGCAGAGATGGATCCTCCATAAAGGCACTTGATGAGGTAGCACGGATGTGGAAAGATCAAATAATTACGTGA